Proteins encoded in a region of the Sphingopyxis sp. OAS728 genome:
- a CDS encoding heme-binding protein, with amino-acid sequence MQSRTHLFRSAAFAAMGALLLTSCGGGGGGGGTPTPTPTPTPTPTPTTVYTPPAAEALTTADVERVLAQAISEAQARSLPSVIAVTDRVGNVLGVFRMNGARATATTSAAPNGVNIDAQNVTFPAEGGAIAKAVTGAYLSSGGNAFSTRTASQIVQEHFPPAPTTVGLESGPLFGVQFSQLPCSDLSARFGAPGAAALIGPKRSPLGLAADPGGLPLYKNGVLVGGIGVMGDGVYGSDPNILDIDNDPEEFIALAGTRGFEAPSTITADKITVDGTSLRFSDATFAGVMSSGGASFASLNGTAGNLVAVIGYANAAVTAGIAYGSEASGIRASTPAEFSNRDAFVLTDGSGANRYPLRAGTDGATNSAPLTQAEARAVLEEAFTVMSRARAQIRRPLDSRAQVTISIVDTHGAVLGIVRSPDAPIFGTDVSLQKARTAAFFSGAQAGTELSANASADVRQFVTATRTFLNNPAALTGTIAFSDRANGNLSRPYFPDGEVGRPQGPLSRPIAQFNPFSTGLQSALIIGNLGAHLGFVSGASPTDTPARCTTLPDVAAGQNRLQNGIQIFPGSVPIYRGNQLVGAIGVSGDGIDQDDMISFLGAHNGGARVGGIGNAPKAIRSDNVVVNVGAGVRLRYISCPFAPFLDTANQNVCDGL; translated from the coding sequence ATGCAAAGCAGAACGCATCTTTTCCGTTCGGCCGCCTTCGCTGCGATGGGCGCCTTGCTGCTCACCTCGTGCGGCGGGGGCGGCGGAGGTGGCGGCACGCCGACGCCGACACCCACGCCGACGCCAACTCCCACGCCAACGACGGTCTACACCCCGCCCGCCGCCGAAGCGCTCACAACCGCCGACGTCGAACGCGTCCTGGCGCAGGCGATATCCGAAGCGCAGGCGCGCAGCCTGCCGTCGGTGATCGCGGTGACCGACCGTGTCGGCAACGTGCTCGGCGTCTTCCGCATGAACGGCGCGCGCGCGACGGCGACGACCTCGGCCGCACCGAACGGCGTCAATATCGACGCGCAGAATGTGACCTTTCCCGCCGAGGGCGGCGCGATCGCGAAAGCGGTGACCGGCGCCTACCTGTCGAGCGGCGGCAACGCCTTTTCGACGCGCACCGCGAGCCAGATCGTGCAGGAACATTTCCCGCCCGCGCCGACGACCGTCGGCCTCGAAAGCGGGCCTCTGTTCGGCGTGCAGTTCAGCCAGTTGCCGTGCAGCGACCTATCGGCGCGTTTCGGGGCGCCGGGCGCGGCGGCGCTGATCGGCCCCAAACGCTCGCCGCTCGGCCTCGCCGCCGATCCGGGCGGGCTACCGCTCTACAAGAATGGCGTGCTCGTCGGCGGCATCGGCGTGATGGGCGATGGCGTCTATGGCAGCGATCCGAACATCCTCGACATCGACAATGACCCCGAGGAGTTCATCGCACTAGCGGGTACGCGCGGGTTTGAGGCGCCGAGCACGATCACCGCCGACAAGATCACCGTCGACGGGACGTCGCTGCGCTTTTCCGATGCGACCTTTGCGGGCGTGATGTCGAGCGGCGGCGCAAGTTTCGCGAGCCTCAACGGCACCGCGGGCAATCTCGTCGCCGTCATCGGCTATGCCAATGCCGCGGTCACCGCAGGAATTGCCTATGGTAGCGAAGCTTCGGGCATCCGTGCCTCGACGCCGGCCGAATTTTCGAACCGCGACGCGTTCGTCCTCACCGACGGCAGCGGCGCCAACCGTTACCCGCTCCGCGCGGGCACCGACGGCGCGACAAACAGCGCGCCCCTGACACAGGCCGAGGCGCGCGCGGTGCTGGAGGAAGCCTTCACGGTGATGAGCCGCGCGCGCGCGCAAATCCGCCGCCCGCTCGACAGCCGCGCGCAGGTGACGATCAGCATCGTCGACACGCATGGCGCGGTGCTCGGCATCGTGCGCTCGCCCGACGCGCCGATCTTCGGCACCGACGTGAGTTTGCAAAAGGCGCGCACCGCCGCTTTCTTTTCGGGTGCGCAGGCGGGAACCGAACTCAGCGCCAATGCCAGCGCCGATGTTCGCCAGTTCGTCACTGCGACGCGGACATTTTTGAACAATCCCGCCGCACTGACCGGCACCATCGCCTTTTCGGATCGCGCGAACGGCAATCTGTCGCGCCCCTATTTTCCCGACGGCGAGGTTGGTCGTCCGCAGGGTCCGCTGTCGCGCCCGATCGCGCAGTTCAATCCCTTCTCGACCGGGCTGCAATCGGCGCTGATCATCGGCAATCTCGGCGCGCATCTGGGCTTCGTCTCGGGCGCCAGCCCCACCGACACGCCCGCGCGCTGCACGACCTTGCCCGACGTTGCGGCGGGGCAGAACCGGCTCCAGAACGGCATCCAGATTTTCCCCGGATCGGTCCCCATCTATCGCGGCAACCAGCTGGTCGGCGCGATCGGCGTGTCGGGCGACGGCATCGATCAGGACGACATGATCAGCTTCCTCGGCGCACATAATGGGGGCGCCCGCGTCGGCGGCATCGGCAATGCGCCAAAGGCGATCCGGTCGGACAATGTCGTCGTCAATGTCGGTGCCGGGGTTCGCCTCCGCTATATCAGCTGTCCCTTCGCCCCGTTCCTCGACACGGCGAACCAGAATGTCTGCGACGGGCTATAG